The following are encoded in a window of Panicum virgatum strain AP13 chromosome 5N, P.virgatum_v5, whole genome shotgun sequence genomic DNA:
- the LOC120673134 gene encoding transcription initiation factor TFIID subunit 13-like: MQNPATPTPAAAPSKGKSAAQNPSEHHAATTAPSGTPSKGKSAAAQAAAAGQGSSSHHHSAAGADASAPTLKRKRGVFQKDLQHMMYGFGDDPNPLPETVALVEDIVVEYVTDLVHKAQNVASKRGKLLTEDFLYLIRKDLRKLHRATELLSMNEELKQARKAFDVDEETLATNAI; the protein is encoded by the exons ATGCAGAACCCCGCCACgcccaccccggcggcggccccgtcCAAGGGCAAGTCGGCGGCGCAGAATCCTAGCGAGCACCACGCCGCGACGACCGCCCCGTCGGGGACGCCGTCCAAGGGCAAGTCGGCGGCGGCtcaggccgcggccgcgggccaGGGCTCCTCCTCGCATCACCActccgctgccggcgccgaCGCGTCCGCCCCCACCCTCAAGCGCAAGCGCGGCGTCTTCCAGAAAGACC TGCAGCACATGATGTATGGATTTGGGGACGATCCTAAT CCACTTCCAGAAACTGTTGCTCTTGTGGAGGACATTGTTGTGGAATATGTCACTGACCTG GTGCACAAGGCACAGAATGTTGCATCAAAGAGGGGGAAGCTCCTGACAGAGGATTTTCTTTACCTTATACGCAAG GATTTACGGAAACTGCACCGTGCTACTGAACTACTCTCCATGAATGAAGAGCTCAAGCAAGCAAGGAAAGCTTTTGATGTGGATGAAGAGACGCTGGCTACAAATGCCATATGA
- the LOC120673135 gene encoding uncharacterized protein LOC120673135: MGNALIRCFEGQEDHQGSRVQGGGGHYPYYQPQYCSHDPPASAAPRPHQQALGRHGVSPATPGGDALTQAAGPNIGHLQWSKGALANGVAASQYQNNTEDIDESSAEGLRDAKSYAKANPMLIQVPVLGTRRKFWRLSDDATRIIRKLALILRSQHSVGNCLAAPLQVSNVWIGSTGSVKLRGASFSGKGFSIERVRDDYKNLSKVLQALIRVSGGDVAKLPPDYRAFLALLGDDNLTMKDEFLIVNNAALLPMKNRTEVFLMLHDRIVKYLGRKNKAKKKRILSKLPYENDWLDTARANAQINQWVVNAQNEYKKTQSDLLRLNRNVRSHLHDYNNDDDIEEILYCEWLELLAVLAKMLYLEGELEITDIESKFG, encoded by the exons ATGGGAAACGCCCTCATCAGGTGCTTCGAGGGACAAGAAGACCATCAAGGTTCAAGGGTTCAAGGGGGCGGTGGCCACTACCCCTACTACCAGCCGCAGTACTGCAGCCATGATCCGCCTGCTTCTGCTGCTCCACGACCTCATCAGCAGGCTCTTGGCCGCCATGGCGTCTCGCCGGCCACCCCCGGCGGCGACGCCCTGACGCAG GCTGCTGGTCCAAACATTGGACACCTGCAGTGGAGCAAGGGAGCACTTGCCAACGGAGTAGCCGCTTCTCAGTACCAAAACAA CACCGAGGACATCGACGAGTCGTCCGCCGAGGGGCTGCGCGACGCCAAGAGCTACGCCAAGGCCAACCCGATGCTGATCCAGGTCCCGGTGCTAGGAACAAGGAGGAAATTCTGGCGACTGTCTGACGACGCGACCAGGATCATCAGGAAGCTCGCGTTGATACTGAGGAGCCAGCACTCGGTTGGCAACTGCCTCGCCGCTCCTCTGCAGGTGTCCAACGTCTGGATCGGGAGCACCG GGAGTGTCAAGCTGAGGGGGGCCAGTTTCAGTGGTAAAGGATTCAGCATCGAGCGTGTGAGAGACGACTACAAGAACCTGTCCAAGGTCCTGCAGGCGTTGATCAGAGTCTCCGGTGGGGATGTCGCCAAGCTGCCTCCGGATTACAGGGCATTCCTCGCGCTCTTGGGAGATGACAACCTTACAATGAAAGATGAGTTCTTGATCGTGAACAATGCCGCGCTGCTGCCCATGAAAAACCG CACTGAGGTCTTCCTGATGCTACACGATAGGATTGTCAAGTACCTTGGCCGTAAAAACAAggcaaagaagaagaggatACTCTCTAAGCTCCCCTACGAGAATGACTGGCTGGATACTGCCAGGGCAAATGCACAGATCAACCAGTGGGTTGTCAATGCTCAAAACGAGTACAAAAAGACTCAGTCCGATCTACTGCGGCTCAACAGAAATGTAAGAAGCCACTTGCATGACTACA ACAACGATGACGATATTGAGGAAATCCTGTACTGCGAATGGCTTGAGCTGCTTGCGGTCTTGGCGAAGATGTTATACTTGGAAGGAGAGCTCGAAATCACTGACATTGAAAGCAAGTTCGGCTAG